One Streptomyces sp. V4I8 genomic window carries:
- a CDS encoding carbohydrate ABC transporter permease, whose translation MRGHSLPPLRTLTRALTRALPVTPAVVLLVLFLAGPIAYCAYIAFTDLQLTGQAKDSFVGLDNFRTAFDDEAFRNAVWLTLVFTVISALLGQNTLGLALAALMQRASKPVRTLVGAIVITAWVLPEVVAGFLLYAFFRREGTLNAILGWLHLPTQNWLFTLPILAVSFANVWRGTAFSMLVYSAALGEIPKEITEAAEVDGAGGWRRMWHITLPMIRRSIGTNLMLITLQTLSVFGLIWVMTRGGPGGKSQTLPLFMYEEAFQKSMIGYGTAVALLLLVVGSLFSVVYLRLLRTEV comes from the coding sequence CTCTCCGCACCCTCACCCGCGCCCTCACCCGCGCCCTCCCGGTCACCCCCGCCGTCGTCCTCCTGGTCCTCTTCCTCGCCGGCCCGATCGCCTACTGCGCCTACATCGCCTTCACCGACCTCCAGCTCACCGGCCAGGCCAAGGATTCGTTCGTCGGTCTCGACAACTTCCGTACGGCCTTCGACGACGAGGCGTTCCGCAACGCCGTCTGGCTCACCCTCGTCTTCACCGTCATCTCCGCCCTGCTCGGCCAGAACACCCTGGGCCTGGCCCTGGCCGCGCTGATGCAGCGCGCGTCGAAGCCGGTCCGCACCCTGGTCGGCGCGATCGTCATCACGGCATGGGTCCTGCCGGAGGTCGTCGCCGGCTTCCTCCTCTACGCCTTCTTCCGCCGCGAAGGCACCCTGAACGCCATCCTGGGCTGGCTCCATCTCCCCACCCAGAACTGGCTGTTCACCCTCCCGATCCTGGCGGTGTCGTTCGCGAACGTCTGGCGGGGCACCGCCTTCTCGATGCTGGTCTACTCGGCGGCGCTGGGCGAGATCCCCAAGGAGATCACCGAGGCGGCGGAGGTCGACGGCGCCGGCGGCTGGCGCCGTATGTGGCACATCACCCTCCCGATGATCCGCCGCTCCATCGGCACCAACCTCATGCTCATCACCCTCCAGACCCTGTCCGTCTTCGGCCTGATCTGGGTGATGACGAGGGGCGGCCCGGGCGGCAAGAGCCAGACGCTGCCGCTGTTCATGTACGAGGAGGCGTTCCAGAAGAGCATGATCGGTTACGGCACGGCGGTCGCCCTCCTGCTGCTGGTGGTGGGCTCGCTGTTCTCGGTGGTCTACCTGCGTCTGCTGCGAACGGAGGTCTGA